TATGTATGCCCTGCACGTGTGCATGATTGTGAGGAGCACCCATTAACAAAAATTTGGCCACCGAGTATGAGTCGGTGGCCAAAGGCAAAGTAAAGAACAAGCTAAATGAATAGCTAGATCTTAATCAGTTTGAAACAGAGAGTCATTCTGTTTCAAGATCTTTTAGAGCATATTCCAGTTCATGCAAAAGTATAAGATGCTTCTCTGCATAAGGAAGGTAATGCTCTTTCGTCTCCGCTATTTTCCTACGCTTCTTGTCTTTGGTGCACTTCCACATGGTGATGAGGTTGTGCAGGCGATCCGATAGTTTAATAAGGAAAAACTCGCGCGGCGCGGATTCGAATCGACCATGATACATCTGATTGCGTTCGTTTTTGTCGCCATCGAACTCTTCAACACTTGGTTTACTCATCCACTCAACGAGCAGGGCGACTCTTTCCCCATATTTTACTGCGACACGATCGATCGTCCAATCGGGACAATCTTCTACAATGTCATGGAGGAGTGCGACAATGATCAACTCGTGATCTTTTATTCGCAAGTACTCCATAAGGATGAGAGCAACTGCGCGAAGATGTTCGAAATAGCGTTCGCCACTTTCTCGCTTTTTACCCCTGAAGGCATCCTTTGCATCAGCATATGCTTCTTCAATAAGTT
This genomic stretch from Candidatus Kaiserbacteria bacterium harbors:
- a CDS encoding HD domain-containing protein, giving the protein MTEKMPFLDQVENKETFFRRVSCLFPTLDYRYKLIEEAYADAKDAFRGKKRESGERYFEHLRAVALILMEYLRIKDHELIIVALLHDIVEDCPDWTIDRVAVKYGERVALLVEWMSKPSVEEFDGDKNERNQMYHGRFESAPREFFLIKLSDRLHNLITMWKCTKDKKRRKIAETKEHYLPYAEKHLILLHELEYALKDLETE